DNA from Neoarius graeffei isolate fNeoGra1 chromosome 17, fNeoGra1.pri, whole genome shotgun sequence:
GATGGTACATTTCTGCAGCATGTTTAATCTACAGCACACACCGATTAGCCACGGAGCACAAAGAAGCACTTTTTCGTTTTATAACAAGTCACGCAGACTTTACTGTCCTGACTCTTGCGCACCACGTGCTGACTGCTGATTTCAGAAGCATTATAAACGCAATCTTATAAACGTACAGGATATAGAGGCGGTTTTGCTACTTACCCTAGTGTTTTGATGAGATTCTACATTCGCTGCTTGTgatttctttctctcacactccaTAGCCTGTTACATGCGGGGTTTAGCTGCATGTGTTTCCTGGGTGGGTCCGGTGCTTTTCCCCTATACTCACCCTGTCTGCATACCAGACACAGCAGGGTGCTGGCTGGATTTAGAAATTCTcactatttgttgttgtttttgcataAATCttaaatatattatattatttcaAATTCAGTTTTGGAGCAAACTAATAGTAATGAGGTTAATATCACTGCATTTGTGCACATGCGCCTATTGTAATGCACAGCGTTTAAACTGGCGCCTCTGCTATACAAAGAACCACTGATGACTCTTGCGCAACTATGTAAATAAGCTTTGAATCAAGGGTCAGGTTGatacttgctttaaaaaaatgttaAGTTTAAATACTTCAAAATGATAGTTGTGGGGGGAACAACTGTGGAAAATGTAGCCTATTTTGTAtcattttaaaacaaacaaacaaataaataaatacataaataaataaatgtataatatGTATAGCCTACATGGCATTCGGGACATTGAGTGATTTTGCTGTTGTGCACATTTTTCTCTTGATTCCCAGACAAACCTAAGGTGTATCAGGGTGTGCGGGTGAAGACCACCGTCAAGGAGTTGCTTCAGAAGCGCAGGGCTCTTCAGGCAGCTGAGTCGAGAGTAAGAGCTGATATTTCTTTAAGCACACAGTAGTTCTCATGTGAATCAGAATCAGGGGACTGGTGTTTAATCAGTAGCCAGGATGAATCAGAAACTAACTGTTACAATGCTCGACATGGCCACACCTGCTCTTGTGCCTGATGAGTAAGCAAACACTGCTGGTACACTGGAATGGGCATAAagcacaaataaaaaagccacagAGATTAAATGCTGAGTGCTAAtgaaatattctctctctctctctctctctctctctctctctccccccaccccaccccgcccTCCAAAGAAAACACAAGCTACAATTCACGAGATCTGCTCTACACCAGTGACTGGTAGGTTCATCCCAGTGTATCTTCCATTACAAAGACCCACGCAGGCTAACCAAAGTTTGCAACTCTTCGAGCATCATAATAATAAAGTCCGTGCATCAAAAATAGCATTCCTTCTGGGAGGGAACTTACCTACGAAAGGGAATTGGCCAGATTGTTTCCATTCATCATTAAAATCATTAGATACCCATAGCAAAATAGAAATCATTAAGCCAATTTCCATTCGATTACCTCATACAGTTAATGTCTCTCTAACTAATGTCTGTACAGTAAGTGACACGCAGGCTTTGTCTTTTGGTAAATGGTGGCAATCCTCACGTGCACAgaataaaaaagaagaagaagcagcagaaaAGAAACACACCCCAGCGACATTAATGAGCCAACCGGGGTGCAACATCACTCAAAGCAAGCCTCCTTACTCTATTTATATAGACGATGATCACAAATACAAGCAAATTACTCCAAAATAAAACAATTCTATCTTCATGCAAATGAAAACAGTTGGGGGGAAAAGACTCGATACAGTAGCCTATGCAAGATTCGTTAAAATGTGTAAGGACTCCTTTTATAAACTTCTATTCAAATGTGATTTAGCTGTTGGCTGTTCCTTTCGTGACATCATCTCAAGTCTTTACATGCCCAATTTAAATACCCTGCTGTGCTTATGTAGTATTTTTCTTCCCATCTTTTTTCTTCTTCCAGCTGGCCATGTCGATATTGTCTGCGGGAACTCGGCTCAGGATGCTTATTTCCAACCTCGACAGTTTGCAGAAAGCGTACATATGACCATGGAGGACATGTTTGATGATCAGCTGCTGATGAACATGATCCCTACAGAGAACTTCGGTCCCAGCGCTACGGTGTGTGCTCCTGCTCCTGCGCAGTGGCCGCACGGATACTACCCTTCATGCACGGACTATTACACAAACAGCTTAGTATGTATTATTTCTACACCTGCTAGCCAAAACCATGTTTCATTTAAGTTTATGTTGCCTCTGTTTGACCCTTTTAAGACAGCatggattatatatatatatatatatatatatatatatatatatatatatatatatatatatatatatatatatatatattagtaaaTGACAGTATGAACTAATTCAGTACAAACCAAAATATATAATTATAGTGGCTTACACTTGATAATCTAATTGATTTCAGTGACTAACTGGCCTAACTGTtcattaatgttattctttaccaGGAAATATGAAGAAGTCCACGTAAAAGTGGGACTATCCAAGAAAATCCACTGGCATATTATTTTACTGGAGCCAGTTAGAACTTTCTCAAATATCAGTGTTAAATGAACAGTATCATACAGTTAAATAAGGATAGGAATTAattcagcactgtgtgtgtgactGTTTGGGACAATTAAACACTGTAATTGTACATGCATCATAGAGAGTTAATTCAACACTCTTGGTATAATTGAACAGTGTAGGCACTTTTCCAACTTTCCAACAGTTGGGTAAAATTTCAATCTTAAACTTTACAAGTTAATGAATTAATGAGTAAGAGTTAATTCAACATTGTAAGGGTTAATTCATTACTAAGGGTGTTTAGTCAGCACCAtgcatactaattaaatactgcaATAATTAGGTCATTCTACACTGAATGTGTTATTTTAGTCCTTTGGATGTTAGTCCAGCACTGCAGGTGTTCATTAAACATTGGGGGATTTTTGCTATGTGTTTATTTAATATCTCATGCTGAAACACTTCCTTTTCTTAATTCCAGGATTCCAGTTCACCAACACACTCATTTGGTCTTCCCAGTCCAACTGATTATAACAGCTACACTCCACCCGAATCTCACTCCTCGTCCTcgtcatgctacagctccccaacACACATGGACATGAGCTCCAGCTTTACTTCAGAAAACTACCACTACCAGCATTGCACCCTGCAGCATTGCTTTTGCCTGTCGCACTGGCCCAGTCTGCAGGATGGTGCCATGCATGTTGCAGACTACACAACTCCTCACTACAGTGCCTCAGACTGTTTTTACCAAGCTCTGGGAGAAGAAGCTTACTGTAGAAAAGATTCCTCCAGCTCAGAGCTGTGTTACCTATAATAACATTTTGTCTAAGCGTTATTTGTACAGCTCCAGAAagcat
Protein-coding regions in this window:
- the linc.pou2af1 gene encoding colorectal cancer associated 2 isoform X3, which translates into the protein MQMKTVGGKRLDTVAYARFVKMSGHVDIVCGNSAQDAYFQPRQFAESVHMTMEDMFDDQLLMNMIPTENFGPSATVCAPAPAQWPHGYYPSCTDYYTNSLDSSSPTHSFGLPSPTDYNSYTPPESHSSSSSCYSSPTHMDMSSSFTSENYHYQHCTLQHCFCLSHWPSLQDGAMHVADYTTPHYSASDCFYQALGEEAYCRKDSSSSELCYL
- the linc.pou2af1 gene encoding colorectal cancer associated 2 isoform X2 translates to MSDKPKVYQGVRVKTTVKELLQKRRALQAAESRKTQATIHEICSTPVTAGHVDIVCGNSAQDAYFQPRQFAESVHMTMEDMFDDQLLMNMIPTENFGPSATVCAPAPAQWPHGYYPSCTDYYTNSLDSSSPTHSFGLPSPTDYNSYTPPESHSSSSSCYSSPTHMDMSSSFTSENYHYQHCTLQHCFCLSHWPSLQDGAMHVADYTTPHYSASDCFYQALGEEAYCRKDSSSSELCYL
- the linc.pou2af1 gene encoding colorectal cancer associated 2 isoform X1, which gives rise to MTLAQLYKPKVYQGVRVKTTVKELLQKRRALQAAESRKTQATIHEICSTPVTAGHVDIVCGNSAQDAYFQPRQFAESVHMTMEDMFDDQLLMNMIPTENFGPSATVCAPAPAQWPHGYYPSCTDYYTNSLDSSSPTHSFGLPSPTDYNSYTPPESHSSSSSCYSSPTHMDMSSSFTSENYHYQHCTLQHCFCLSHWPSLQDGAMHVADYTTPHYSASDCFYQALGEEAYCRKDSSSSELCYL